One Leptolyngbya ohadii IS1 genomic window carries:
- a CDS encoding glycosyltransferase family 4 protein produces the protein MRVAYVCADPGVSIFGQKGCSIHVQEVIRAFQQQGAEVELFATRLGGEPSADLAQVKVHSLPPIPKGDRAIREQAALASNADLQLQLQRAGTFDLIYERYSLWSFSAMEYARSRGIPALLEVNAPLIEEQAKHRGLIDRKSAESVAQRVFYAATHLIAVSVEVRTYLERYVGNDRPIHVIPNGVNPDRFPADLQPVFQHYSFNSFTIGFVGTLKPWHGLPLLIEAFDQLHQRHPQTQLLIVGDGPERKNLERDMIQRGLQSAVYFTGAIAPEQVPGWLASMQVAVAPYPAQSDFYFSPLKVYEYMAAGLPIVASRIGQLTDLIEDGVTGLLCTAGDPTDLAITIEQILQSPDRGSAMGQAARQTVMQHHTWKAIAQKLMQLADSNVSASNSFQPIAGVAR, from the coding sequence ATGAGAGTTGCTTATGTTTGTGCCGATCCGGGCGTTTCCATCTTTGGGCAAAAAGGCTGCTCGATTCATGTGCAGGAAGTGATTCGCGCGTTTCAGCAGCAGGGAGCAGAGGTCGAGCTATTTGCAACTCGGCTGGGTGGGGAACCCTCAGCGGATCTGGCTCAGGTCAAAGTACATTCCCTGCCGCCAATTCCAAAAGGCGATCGTGCAATACGAGAGCAGGCTGCACTGGCAAGTAACGCGGATCTGCAACTTCAGCTCCAACGAGCAGGCACATTCGATTTGATTTATGAGCGATATTCCCTCTGGAGTTTCAGCGCCATGGAATATGCACGATCGCGTGGAATTCCAGCCCTGCTAGAAGTCAATGCCCCACTGATTGAAGAACAGGCAAAGCATCGGGGATTGATCGATCGCAAAAGCGCAGAATCCGTCGCGCAGCGGGTCTTTTATGCCGCCACCCATTTGATCGCCGTTTCCGTAGAAGTGAGAACCTATCTGGAACGATATGTGGGGAACGATCGCCCCATTCATGTAATTCCGAATGGCGTTAATCCCGATCGATTTCCGGCAGACCTCCAACCTGTTTTCCAGCATTATTCATTCAACTCATTCACGATCGGATTTGTGGGCACGCTCAAGCCCTGGCACGGTTTGCCGCTGCTGATCGAAGCTTTTGACCAACTGCACCAGCGCCATCCCCAAACCCAATTACTAATCGTGGGCGATGGTCCGGAACGGAAAAATTTGGAACGGGACATGATTCAGCGAGGCTTACAGTCTGCCGTTTACTTCACAGGGGCGATCGCGCCAGAGCAGGTTCCCGGTTGGCTGGCATCGATGCAGGTGGCAGTTGCACCCTATCCAGCCCAATCCGACTTTTATTTCTCGCCGCTCAAAGTGTACGAATACATGGCAGCCGGACTGCCGATCGTCGCAAGCCGCATCGGACAATTAACGGATTTGATTGAGGATGGCGTTACCGGATTGCTCTGTACTGCGGGCGATCCAACCGATCTGGCAATCACCATCGAACAAATCTTGCAATCACCGGACAGAGGCAGCGCAATGGGACAAGCCGCACGGCAAACGGTCATGCAGCATCACACCTGGAAGGCGATCGCCCAAAAGCTGATGCAGCTTGCAGACTCCAATGTATCCGCCTCTAATTCATTCCAGCCGATCGCAGGAGTTGCCCGATGA
- a CDS encoding glycosyltransferase family 4 protein: MVLQSPRRVAYVVKRYPRYSETFIVNEILAHEAAELAIDIFALRPPCDTHFQNIISQVRAPVTYIQQPSQGRNSPSLTSLTPTAASYFWAELQEASNVIPNFWEKLAVAQGELDSTVYQAVWLAREIQIRGINHIHAHFGSIATSVARLASHFTNVPYTFTAHAKDIFHDSVEPQDMERKLKDAAAVITVSDYNLRHLQETYGIAANRVQRIYNGLDCRQLNYRSPEDHLPTDRSSTNRSPQHPLRIISVGRFVEKKGLSDLIDACAILQQQGWEFRCQLVGTGSLESSLQQQIQQLGLESTVEIIGPRPQNEVFQLVQQATVFAAPYVIGSDGNRDGLPTVLLEAMALGTPCVATDVTGIPELVRHEQTGLIVPQRNPEELAIALQRLFTDPALCVKLAEQARNLIKTEFNIHRNTAALRSLFQSANAENSPSLQNQSLQGQSLQEVHG; the protein is encoded by the coding sequence ATGGTTTTGCAGTCGCCGAGGCGGGTTGCCTATGTGGTGAAACGCTACCCCCGCTATTCTGAAACGTTTATCGTCAACGAAATTCTTGCCCACGAGGCGGCAGAATTGGCGATCGACATTTTTGCCCTGCGTCCACCTTGCGACACCCACTTTCAAAACATCATTTCCCAGGTACGCGCCCCTGTCACCTATATTCAGCAGCCCTCCCAGGGGCGAAATAGCCCATCGCTCACCAGCCTCACGCCAACCGCTGCCAGCTACTTCTGGGCAGAACTCCAGGAAGCCAGCAACGTCATTCCCAACTTCTGGGAAAAACTGGCAGTTGCTCAGGGAGAACTCGACAGTACGGTGTATCAGGCAGTCTGGTTAGCCCGCGAAATTCAAATCAGGGGCATCAACCACATTCACGCTCACTTTGGGTCGATCGCCACCAGCGTTGCTCGCCTTGCCTCCCATTTCACCAACGTTCCCTACACCTTCACTGCCCACGCAAAAGACATTTTTCACGACAGCGTAGAACCTCAGGACATGGAACGCAAGCTCAAAGATGCAGCAGCAGTCATTACGGTCAGCGACTACAATCTGCGCCATTTACAGGAAACCTATGGCATCGCCGCGAATCGGGTACAGCGCATTTATAACGGACTGGATTGCCGCCAGTTGAATTATCGATCGCCCGAAGACCATTTGCCCACAGATCGGTCATCTACAAATCGATCGCCTCAGCATCCTCTACGAATTATCTCAGTCGGTCGGTTTGTGGAGAAGAAGGGACTGTCTGACCTGATTGATGCCTGTGCCATACTTCAGCAGCAGGGATGGGAGTTTCGCTGTCAACTAGTGGGAACGGGATCGCTCGAATCGTCCTTACAGCAGCAGATCCAGCAGCTTGGCTTAGAGTCTACCGTTGAAATCATTGGTCCTCGACCCCAAAACGAAGTATTTCAGCTTGTCCAGCAGGCAACGGTGTTTGCTGCACCTTATGTCATTGGCTCCGATGGCAACCGCGATGGACTTCCCACCGTATTACTGGAAGCGATGGCACTGGGAACGCCCTGTGTTGCAACCGATGTCACCGGAATCCCGGAACTGGTGCGGCATGAGCAAACTGGATTAATTGTGCCTCAGCGTAACCCAGAGGAATTGGCGATCGCTCTGCAACGCCTTTTCACCGATCCGGCTCTGTGCGTCAAGTTAGCAGAACAGGCGCGAAATTTGATCAAAACCGAGTTTAATATTCACCGCAATACGGCTGCACTGCGATCGCTTTTCCAGTCTGCTAACGCTGAAAATAGCCCATCGCTACAGAATCAATCTTTACAGGGTCAGTCTTTGCAGGAGGTACACGGATGA
- a CDS encoding glycosyltransferase family protein, with translation MSNSSRRWRVALYSHDTMGLGHKRRNLLIAQTLADSGLPIDVLLISGMQDASRCPVIPGVDYLTLPALHKNAEGQYQSRRLNLPLKEIIALRSQIIRTTLASFKPDVLIVDNVPRGAVGELDLSLKYLRRQTQTRCILGLRDILDEPEIVRRDWNRAANEAVIRHYYHEVWVYGDPTVYDTVREYQFSSDIAAKLRYLGYLDQRSRLKYIDTESIQAVADLRLSEKQLAVCFVGGGQDGDNLAKAFAQATLPPSTSGVIVTGPFMSPQVRQQLQAYANPAHRLKVLDYLPEPTLLLPQADWVVSMGGYNTTCEILSYEKRSLVVPRVKPRREQMIRAERLQQMNIVDLLHPDQINPAALTGWMAQNKAAPQVRDRLNLNGLTHLTQQLESLLTMPAYCSRYAS, from the coding sequence TTGAGCAATTCTTCTCGCAGATGGCGAGTTGCGCTCTACTCCCATGACACCATGGGTTTAGGGCATAAACGCCGTAATTTATTAATTGCCCAAACTCTAGCTGACTCCGGTTTACCGATCGATGTTTTGCTGATCAGCGGAATGCAGGATGCCAGCCGATGTCCCGTCATTCCCGGAGTTGATTATCTAACGCTGCCTGCCCTGCACAAAAACGCAGAGGGGCAATATCAATCTCGACGGCTCAACCTTCCTCTTAAAGAAATCATTGCCCTGCGATCGCAAATTATTCGGACGACGCTAGCCAGCTTTAAGCCGGATGTATTGATTGTGGATAACGTGCCCAGAGGCGCAGTCGGAGAGCTTGACCTATCCCTGAAGTATCTGCGTAGACAAACCCAAACTCGCTGTATTCTCGGTTTGCGAGACATCCTGGACGAGCCTGAGATCGTGCGACGTGACTGGAATCGTGCCGCGAACGAAGCGGTGATTCGGCACTACTATCACGAAGTTTGGGTATATGGCGATCCGACGGTTTACGATACCGTTCGCGAATATCAGTTTTCCAGCGATATCGCTGCCAAATTGCGCTACTTGGGCTATCTTGATCAGCGATCGCGCCTCAAATATATTGATACGGAAAGTATTCAAGCGGTTGCCGATCTGCGGCTCTCTGAAAAGCAGCTTGCGGTTTGTTTTGTGGGCGGGGGACAGGATGGCGACAATTTAGCCAAAGCCTTTGCCCAGGCAACGTTACCGCCTAGCACCAGCGGAGTCATCGTGACCGGACCCTTTATGTCGCCCCAGGTTCGTCAGCAGTTGCAGGCTTACGCAAACCCCGCTCATCGATTAAAAGTGCTGGACTATCTGCCCGAACCGACGCTGCTGTTGCCCCAGGCAGATTGGGTAGTGAGCATGGGGGGATACAATACAACCTGCGAAATTCTTTCATACGAAAAGCGATCGCTTGTTGTGCCTCGCGTGAAACCGCGCCGAGAACAGATGATTCGTGCCGAACGATTGCAGCAAATGAACATTGTCGATCTTCTGCATCCTGATCAAATTAATCCTGCTGCTCTCACCGGATGGATGGCACAAAACAAAGCGGCTCCCCAGGTGCGCGATCGCCTCAATCTGAATGGGCTGACCCACCTGACCCAGCAGCTAGAAAGTTTGCTGACGATGCCTGCCTATTGCAGCCGCTACGCTTCATAA
- a CDS encoding response regulator transcription factor gives MNRILIAEDEPRIAAFLQEGLERKGFITRVVEDGNAAIAWGKTEEFDLLILDLGLPGKNGIAVIEALRQRGEQLPIIVLTVFQDVRDKVRALEAGANDYVTKPFSLAELIARIRVQLRQQRSPDLPEEIVLTVGSLTIDLRRRRVEVKGRSIDLSTREFVLLEMLARQPGQTCRREDLLSQVWGYDYDPSSNIVDVYIGYLRKKLGHDSIETVRGVGYRLIYK, from the coding sequence ATGAACCGAATTCTGATTGCTGAAGACGAACCTCGCATTGCTGCATTTCTGCAAGAAGGGTTAGAAAGAAAAGGTTTTATCACAAGGGTTGTGGAAGACGGCAACGCGGCGATCGCCTGGGGCAAAACGGAAGAATTTGATCTGCTGATTCTCGATCTGGGACTGCCCGGAAAAAATGGAATTGCCGTAATTGAGGCGTTACGTCAGCGAGGCGAACAGCTTCCGATTATCGTCCTGACTGTGTTTCAGGATGTGCGAGATAAAGTACGTGCCCTGGAAGCCGGGGCAAACGATTATGTCACAAAGCCCTTCTCTCTTGCTGAGCTAATTGCGCGAATTCGAGTTCAGCTTCGCCAGCAGCGATCGCCCGACCTGCCGGAGGAAATTGTTCTCACGGTCGGTAGCTTAACGATCGATTTACGGCGACGACGGGTTGAAGTGAAAGGGCGATCGATTGACCTTTCGACTCGCGAGTTTGTATTACTAGAAATGCTTGCCCGCCAACCGGGACAAACCTGCCGCCGTGAAGACTTGCTGAGTCAGGTCTGGGGATATGACTATGATCCCAGTTCTAATATTGTGGATGTCTATATTGGCTATCTACGCAAAAAATTAGGGCATGATTCGATCGAAACGGTTCGAGGAGTTGGCTATCGGCTGATTTATAAATAA
- a CDS encoding sensor histidine kinase — protein MVSRSIPFRIKNWRQNWQSLFWSARTRIVLGLAVLIALSIALSITLIRQILFTQLQQRVQQSLRQEVEEMQRLEQGRNPATGQPFNQDSASIFKVFLSRNIPVAHESFVTLINGEIYKTSPNPLPFNLDSAWLETIAQLNYPEGGTAKPQVGTTTLRPTQGDDQQTAATTLRYIAYPLQNDGNQQGVFVVIHSLSREQQEIDQAVWVAAYVLLAVMLVALILAWCIIGQVLFPLGTLTETARSVRGMETIAQPLPVQGAREIAELTITFNEMLDRLQASFASQREFINDASHEFQTPITVIRGHLEILSQTLSDDSEGKPALHHHETRHLAAIDLMTDELNRMSRLVDDLLLLAKAERPDFLELDMVAADLLIEEIFAKSTALATRQWQLVSKASVRIVGDRQRLTQLLMNLAQNAVEHTAEADTIEIGSRLVADSVHFWVRDTGTGIAFQDQSRILQRFARGQGRRRSKGAGLGLAIVKAIAEAHGGRILLQSHPGVGSQFTAIIPVDAP, from the coding sequence ATGGTGTCTCGCAGTATCCCCTTCCGGATTAAGAACTGGCGGCAAAATTGGCAGTCCCTTTTCTGGAGCGCAAGAACTCGAATCGTTTTGGGATTAGCCGTTCTCATTGCCCTGTCGATCGCCCTTTCAATCACACTGATTCGGCAAATTCTGTTTACTCAGCTTCAGCAGCGGGTTCAGCAGTCCCTAAGACAGGAAGTTGAGGAAATGCAGCGATTGGAGCAAGGACGCAATCCGGCAACGGGACAACCCTTCAATCAGGACTCTGCTTCTATTTTCAAGGTATTTTTGTCTCGCAATATTCCCGTTGCCCATGAAAGTTTTGTCACTCTGATTAACGGAGAGATCTACAAAACCAGCCCCAATCCCTTACCGTTTAACCTCGATTCGGCCTGGCTGGAGACGATCGCCCAGCTCAATTATCCTGAAGGAGGAACGGCAAAACCCCAGGTGGGAACAACGACTCTACGCCCAACCCAGGGAGACGATCAGCAAACGGCAGCGACAACCCTGCGCTACATCGCCTATCCGCTTCAGAACGATGGCAATCAGCAAGGGGTATTTGTCGTCATCCACTCCTTAAGCCGCGAACAGCAGGAGATTGATCAGGCAGTGTGGGTTGCAGCCTATGTGTTGCTAGCCGTTATGCTGGTGGCTTTGATCCTTGCCTGGTGCATTATCGGGCAGGTTTTATTTCCGCTGGGAACCCTGACTGAAACGGCTCGATCGGTTCGGGGAATGGAAACGATTGCCCAACCGCTGCCCGTTCAGGGAGCCAGAGAAATTGCCGAATTAACCATTACCTTTAATGAAATGCTCGATCGGCTCCAGGCTTCCTTTGCCAGTCAGCGGGAATTTATTAATGATGCCAGCCATGAATTTCAAACGCCGATTACGGTGATTCGCGGGCACCTAGAAATCCTCAGCCAGACATTATCTGATGATTCGGAAGGAAAGCCTGCTTTGCATCACCACGAAACCCGTCATCTAGCCGCGATCGACCTGATGACCGATGAGCTAAACCGGATGAGCCGATTGGTTGACGATTTGCTGCTGCTTGCGAAGGCGGAGCGTCCCGATTTTCTGGAACTGGACATGGTTGCGGCAGATCTGCTGATTGAAGAGATTTTTGCGAAATCGACTGCCCTGGCAACTCGACAATGGCAGCTTGTGTCGAAGGCATCGGTTCGCATCGTGGGCGATCGTCAACGGCTGACCCAACTGCTGATGAATCTGGCGCAAAATGCCGTTGAACATACCGCTGAGGCAGACACAATCGAGATTGGTAGCCGTCTGGTTGCGGATTCGGTTCACTTCTGGGTCAGGGATACGGGCACTGGGATTGCGTTTCAGGATCAGTCTCGCATTCTTCAGCGCTTTGCACGGGGGCAGGGGCGTCGTCGAAGCAAAGGAGCCGGGTTAGGCTTAGCGATTGTGAAAGCAATTGCCGAGGCACATGGCGGCAGAATTTTGCTGCAAAGCCATCCGGGGGTCGGTTCCCAGTTTACTGCCATTATTCCGGTTGATGCGCCCTGA
- a CDS encoding T3SS effector HopA1 family protein, translating to MVFLLSNENVLKYLAQLDFCQAEEREQNKKRNQVEARICKNFNLLVHLENGQDLLVKQEPFDRHGEVKGDLWHEWKVHQLLQTHTNLKSLLPFVSEMIHFDEDHAIAIVNYLSDYGDLDDFYTQHKTFPPAIAAALGRTLAVIHQATLDQSIYQHFLEEGEPEAITLDLRLETQLTPEELAQISEEGLKFYALCQRYESLNQAIVQLQACQEPCCLTHQDLKFNNILLHQNWESCGLEGTNNSSPDDSPIRLIDWEKWAWGDPASDLGMLIAGYLKIWLKSLMLRSGIEIHLALQWAGMPLEELQPSIVALVQAYLAAFPGILSRFPQILPRTMQFTGLALIESLQAKLHYREPFGNTEIGMLQVAKTLLCAPEQSIPTVFGISATELIRLSKEKIPPGETVLHRSVSSNRSPTVQQDDDRTNLQSSAPSTSPISQTQQWTQAEMLQDLVQHIQIRSDGAYHPHYPLPTVEKLQDDRLQRLPANLHQQYLRIQLRDLIYDLYFSGELGIAARQEDFGVKAIENNTAGGLNLRFFEQIQSSNHGTGYWDDGWQVQQEENGRYAVQKAGLTILVEPQHFREENRSPQISDMVEILLPSYRMDGDFYVAIGNAGLPPEDHPTLEICFHVSPIGVLALMRHLTAHLNQQQIPFRLKAITDPAEDGRYDAAVLNLECRHYPQLRQILQTVYSENRSHFYPAVPLMTKPIAPGIGLAEEPEGETFGIDRCQIIADVLIDIEILDPEMSETQTSDTQGRSFTAQKKQLNQQQANLTRKNFTKRNPDRRNNSRRNIAEKRLAAIEQRFIQQGVNWQSPYLNDKVDYYETIDT from the coding sequence ATGGTGTTTCTTTTAAGTAATGAGAACGTTCTAAAATATCTTGCTCAACTCGATTTTTGCCAGGCAGAGGAACGGGAACAAAACAAGAAACGAAATCAGGTTGAAGCCAGAATTTGTAAGAACTTTAACCTTCTGGTGCATTTAGAAAACGGACAGGATTTATTAGTTAAACAGGAACCCTTCGATCGCCACGGTGAAGTGAAGGGGGATTTGTGGCATGAGTGGAAAGTACATCAACTGCTGCAAACTCACACCAATTTGAAGTCGCTGCTGCCATTCGTTTCTGAGATGATCCACTTTGATGAGGATCACGCGATCGCCATCGTGAATTATCTGAGCGATTATGGTGATCTGGACGATTTCTACACGCAGCACAAAACTTTTCCCCCTGCGATCGCGGCTGCGCTGGGTCGAACGCTGGCAGTGATTCATCAGGCAACCCTGGATCAGTCAATCTATCAGCATTTCCTCGAAGAAGGCGAACCGGAAGCTATTACGCTGGATTTGCGGCTAGAGACGCAGCTCACGCCGGAAGAATTAGCACAGATCTCGGAGGAGGGACTGAAGTTTTATGCCCTCTGCCAGCGATATGAAAGTTTGAATCAGGCGATCGTTCAGCTTCAAGCATGTCAGGAGCCTTGCTGTCTGACGCATCAGGACTTGAAGTTTAACAATATTTTGCTGCATCAAAACTGGGAAAGCTGCGGCTTAGAGGGGACAAATAATAGTTCGCCTGATGATTCTCCGATTCGCCTGATCGATTGGGAGAAGTGGGCTTGGGGCGATCCGGCTTCGGATCTGGGAATGCTGATTGCTGGATATCTGAAAATCTGGCTGAAGAGTCTGATGTTGCGATCGGGCATTGAAATTCACCTCGCGCTACAGTGGGCAGGGATGCCGTTAGAGGAACTTCAGCCGTCGATCGTGGCTCTGGTGCAGGCTTATCTAGCTGCGTTTCCGGGAATTCTGTCGCGCTTCCCGCAAATTTTGCCGCGAACCATGCAGTTTACAGGCTTGGCGTTAATTGAAAGCCTCCAGGCGAAGCTTCACTACCGGGAACCCTTTGGCAATACGGAAATTGGAATGCTGCAAGTTGCAAAAACGCTGCTTTGTGCGCCAGAGCAATCTATCCCGACTGTGTTTGGCATTTCGGCAACAGAATTAATTCGGTTATCGAAAGAAAAAATACCTCCAGGAGAAACAGTTTTACATCGCTCAGTTTCCTCAAATCGATCGCCTACGGTTCAGCAGGACGACGATCGAACTAACCTACAATCATCTGCGCCCTCTACGTCACCCATTTCCCAAACCCAGCAATGGACTCAGGCGGAAATGCTGCAAGATCTGGTTCAGCATATTCAGATTCGATCGGATGGAGCATATCACCCGCACTATCCCCTTCCGACCGTGGAGAAACTTCAGGACGATCGACTTCAGCGGCTTCCGGCGAATTTGCACCAGCAGTATCTTCGGATTCAGCTCCGCGATTTGATTTATGACCTGTATTTTAGCGGCGAGTTGGGCATTGCAGCCAGACAGGAGGATTTTGGCGTTAAAGCGATCGAAAACAACACAGCAGGCGGGCTAAATCTTCGTTTTTTCGAGCAAATTCAGAGTAGCAATCACGGCACGGGTTACTGGGATGACGGATGGCAAGTTCAGCAGGAAGAAAACGGACGCTATGCTGTGCAAAAAGCGGGACTGACAATTCTTGTGGAGCCTCAGCATTTCCGTGAGGAAAATCGATCGCCTCAGATCAGCGATATGGTCGAGATCCTGCTGCCCAGCTACCGCATGGACGGAGACTTTTATGTTGCGATCGGAAATGCTGGATTGCCGCCTGAAGACCATCCGACGCTGGAAATTTGTTTTCACGTTTCACCGATCGGCGTACTGGCATTGATGCGGCACCTGACCGCTCACCTCAATCAGCAGCAGATTCCCTTCCGCCTTAAAGCCATCACTGATCCCGCAGAAGACGGACGATACGATGCAGCAGTCCTGAATTTAGAATGTCGGCATTACCCACAACTGCGGCAAATTCTACAGACTGTGTATTCCGAGAATCGATCGCATTTTTATCCGGCAGTTCCGCTAATGACGAAGCCGATCGCGCCGGGAATTGGACTGGCAGAAGAACCGGAAGGAGAAACCTTTGGGATCGATCGCTGTCAAATCATTGCGGATGTGCTGATAGACATTGAGATATTAGATCCGGAAATGTCGGAGACTCAAACATCAGACACTCAAGGACGTAGCTTTACGGCACAAAAGAAGCAGTTGAATCAACAGCAGGCAAACCTGACTAGAAAGAACTTCACTAAAAGAAACCCTGACAGAAGGAATAATTCTAGAAGAAATATTGCAGAGAAAAGATTAGCCGCGATCGAACAACGTTTTATACAGCAGGGCGTGAACTGGCAATCTCCCTATCTCAATGACAAAGTAGATTACTATGAAACAATTGATACCTGA
- a CDS encoding peptidase domain-containing ABC transporter has protein sequence MKYALVLQHTQEDCGAACLASIAKHYGRNFSLNRAREAVGTGQLGTTLLGLRRGTTALGFHARSAVASPELIDRINEIPLPAILHWQGKHWVLLYGKRRNSYIIADPAIGIRYLSEAELLEGWSDRVILLVQPDSSRFYDQDEDRSPGIGQFFQRVMPYWVVLLEAIVCVTLIGLLSLVSPLFIQILTDEVLIQGDTQLLLGIVVGVIVLYLVRSGLSLVADILIANFAQRLELGLVLEFGRQILQLPLTYYETRRSGEVISRLRDIEEINRLVAQVIVSLPSSILIAIASLGLMLFYSWKLALLSGVMAIVMLLSTIGLKPILQQKTQRAMVLETENQGVLVEAFKGALTLKSTAAAPQFWDELQSRFGRLAHLLYGTTKIAIYNNTFSNLVADIGNTLLLGLGGWLVIQQELSIGQLLAFTALNRNVTGLMDELVNLIDDWIRVKTANARLQEVVMTPPETQNDDRKAWVNLPDNAAIFCQNVHFHYPGRVELLKDFSLEMSGGQAIALIGKSGCGKSTLAKLIAGLYFPQSGNVRLANYNLQDLALDCVRQQVVLVPQEAHFWSRSILENFRMGNPHLSFEQIVQACQMTGADDFISRMPEKYQTILGEFGATLSGGQRQRLAIARAIVNDPPLLILDESTAGLDPVSEAQLLDKLLWHRRGKTTILISHRPQVITQAEWVVFLDQGQFIRQGSLSDLQNTIGDHLDFLT, from the coding sequence ATGAAATACGCCCTTGTTCTCCAGCACACCCAGGAAGATTGCGGCGCAGCCTGTCTTGCTTCGATCGCCAAACATTACGGGCGCAATTTTTCGCTGAATCGGGCACGGGAAGCGGTGGGAACGGGTCAACTGGGCACAACCTTACTGGGACTGCGGCGCGGCACAACGGCGCTAGGGTTTCATGCGCGCTCGGCAGTGGCATCCCCCGAACTGATCGATCGCATCAACGAGATTCCGCTTCCGGCGATTCTACACTGGCAGGGAAAGCACTGGGTTCTGCTGTACGGCAAGCGCAGAAATTCCTACATCATTGCAGATCCGGCGATCGGCATTCGTTATCTATCCGAGGCGGAATTGCTGGAGGGCTGGAGCGATCGGGTCATTTTGCTGGTTCAGCCGGATTCCAGCCGATTTTACGATCAGGACGAAGATCGATCGCCCGGAATTGGACAATTCTTCCAGCGGGTCATGCCTTACTGGGTCGTGCTGCTGGAGGCGATCGTTTGCGTCACGCTGATTGGTCTGCTGTCGCTGGTGTCGCCGCTGTTTATCCAGATTCTCACCGACGAAGTGTTAATTCAGGGAGATACGCAGCTTTTACTGGGAATTGTCGTTGGCGTGATCGTTCTGTATCTAGTGCGAAGCGGACTTTCCCTGGTCGCAGATATTCTAATTGCCAACTTTGCTCAACGGCTGGAACTGGGATTAGTCCTGGAATTTGGGCGGCAGATCCTCCAGCTTCCGTTGACCTATTACGAGACGCGACGCAGTGGGGAAGTAATCAGCCGACTGCGCGACATCGAAGAAATTAACCGCCTGGTGGCTCAGGTGATTGTCAGTTTACCCAGCTCGATTCTGATTGCGATCGCGTCCCTGGGACTGATGCTGTTTTATAGCTGGAAGCTGGCTCTGCTCTCCGGGGTTATGGCGATCGTTATGCTGCTTTCTACGATCGGTTTAAAGCCCATTCTGCAACAGAAAACCCAGCGGGCAATGGTGCTGGAAACGGAGAATCAGGGCGTGTTAGTTGAAGCGTTTAAGGGCGCACTAACCCTCAAAAGCACGGCAGCAGCGCCCCAATTTTGGGACGAATTGCAGAGTCGATTTGGGCGACTGGCACATTTACTGTACGGCACGACGAAAATTGCCATCTATAACAATACGTTTAGCAATCTGGTGGCGGATATTGGCAATACGCTGTTGCTGGGTTTGGGGGGATGGCTGGTGATTCAGCAAGAACTCAGCATCGGTCAACTGCTTGCCTTTACTGCCCTGAATCGAAACGTCACCGGGTTAATGGATGAACTGGTGAATTTGATTGATGACTGGATACGGGTTAAAACGGCGAATGCTCGTTTGCAGGAAGTGGTGATGACTCCGCCAGAAACCCAGAACGACGATCGCAAAGCCTGGGTGAATCTGCCCGACAATGCCGCGATCTTTTGTCAGAATGTTCACTTTCACTATCCGGGACGGGTGGAACTGCTGAAGGACTTTTCGCTGGAGATGTCAGGGGGGCAGGCGATCGCGCTGATTGGTAAATCGGGATGCGGTAAAAGTACGCTGGCAAAGCTGATTGCAGGGCTATATTTTCCGCAGTCAGGTAATGTTCGATTAGCAAATTATAATCTGCAAGATCTGGCGTTAGACTGTGTGCGGCAGCAGGTGGTTCTGGTTCCCCAGGAGGCACACTTCTGGAGTCGATCGATTTTGGAAAACTTTCGCATGGGCAATCCGCATCTGTCGTTTGAGCAGATCGTACAGGCTTGTCAGATGACGGGAGCCGATGATTTTATTAGCCGAATGCCGGAAAAGTATCAAACCATTCTGGGGGAGTTTGGCGCAACCCTCTCCGGTGGACAGCGACAGCGGTTAGCCATTGCCCGTGCGATCGTCAACGATCCGCCCCTGCTAATCCTGGATGAATCGACGGCAGGACTCGATCCCGTGAGTGAGGCACAACTGCTCGATAAGCTCCTCTGGCATCGTCGGGGAAAAACGACGATCTTAATCAGCCACCGTCCACAGGTAATCACTCAGGCAGAGTGGGTGGTTTTCCTCGATCAGGGACAGTTTATTCGTCAGGGAAGCCTGTCTGATTTGCAAAATACGATCGGCGATCACCTAGATTTTTTGACCTAG